A DNA window from Anoplopoma fimbria isolate UVic2021 breed Golden Eagle Sablefish unplaced genomic scaffold, Afim_UVic_2022 Un_contig_12359_pilon_pilon, whole genome shotgun sequence contains the following coding sequences:
- the LOC129115754 gene encoding hepcidin-like, which produces MKTFSVAVAVAIVLTFICIQQSSAVPVTEVQELEEPMSIDNPVAEYEETSVDSWQMPYNNREKRGIKCKFCCGCCRPGVCGLCCRF; this is translated from the exons ATGAAGACTTTCAGTGTTGCTGTTGCAGTAGCCATCGTGCTCACCTTTATTTGTATTCAGCAGAGCTCTGCTGTCCCAGTCACTGAG gtgcaggagctggaggagccaATGAGCATTGACAACCCAGTGGCTGAATATGAGGAGACATCAGTGGACTCATGGCAG ATGCCGTACAACAACAGAGAGAAGCGTggcattaagtgcaagttttGCTGCGGCTGCTGCAGACCCGGGGTCTGTGGATTGTGCTGCAGGTTCTGA